A region of the Clostridium estertheticum subsp. estertheticum genome:
CTCCTTTCTGAATACTATAATTGTTTTAGATTCTTTTGTAATTCTATTAGTTCTTGAGCAAGTTTTATAGATTCTTCGAGCAAACCTTTTGATTCGTATTGTTTGATTTTATTCATAATTTCTTTTTTCGACTCCTCTAACTTGAATTTTTTCAGTTGTTTTATGCAGTCATTTATTAGTTTTTTATGATCCTCTTCATTTCCAGAGAATTCAATTTCCATAATATTAATCCATTCCTTTGTGCATTCTATATCTTTCTCACACATAGGTTCTATATTTTTTATTTTTTCACCTATTATTAAGTTTTTATATTTAACAATTAGCTCATATATGTTTTTATGACTTTGAATTACTAATTGGTCTACAGACATGTTTTCTGTAATATAGTTACAATTTTCTTCATTTATAAACATAAACTTTAATAAAGTTCTTTCAGCCTTAATATAAGCTGGCTCTAAATATAATTTTTGTCCAAAATCCTGTTGTATATTCATTTTTTTCATTTTATTAGAACTTTTATTGAGTTCTTCGCTTAATAAGTCATATATTGCCTGTTCTTTGATACCCGTATCCTCAGAAACCTTTTTTATATAAACATCTTTTTCAACAGGATCAAGTTCTGCAATAATTTCAGTAACTTTTTTTACATACTGTATTATCATTTCACTATTTGAAAAATTTATTCCGTCTCCTGCTCTTTTAAGTCTATAATCTATTAAAGGAAGAGCATCATCTATTAATTTTTGAAAGGCCTGCTTACCACTATTTTTTATATATTCATCAGGGTCTTTACCACTAGGAACTATAAGAACTCTTAAATCGAAACCTTCACTTCTTAATATCTCAAGTCCCTTTATAGTTGCAGCCTGACCTGCAAAATCAGCGTCAAAAGAAATAATAACTTTATCTACATGTCTTTTTAATAACTTTGCTTGATTAATAGTGAGCGCAGTACCAAGCGACGCAACTACATTTGAAAAACCATATTGATGAAGTGAAATACAATCCATATATCCTTCTACGATTATTATTGTTCGAGATCTGTTATTTTTAATTACAAAATTTAATCCATAAAGATTTAATCCTTTATGAAATAAGGGAGTTTCCGGTGAATTTAGATATTTAGGTTTCGAATCATCTAAAACTCTTCCACCAAATCCAATTACTTTCCCCATATAATCAAACACAGGGAACATTATCCTATTTCTAAATCTATCATAATAAGACCCCTTAGGACTTTTAATAATTAATCCTATATTAAGTAAATCTAGTTCTGAGTAGCCTTTCTTTTTTAAATATAATAACAATCCATCCCATTTATCGAAAGAAAAACCTAATCCAAATTTTTTCATAGTAGCCTCTGTAATACCTCTGTTAAGGAAATATAATTCAGCTTTCTTATCCTTTCTTAAGTTTTCATAAAAATACCTGGCCGTTTCAACATTAATATTGTACATTTTTTTATACATGTCACGCTGTACATTATTTTCTCCATTATCTACTTCTATACTAATGTTAGCCCTTTGAGCAAGTATCCTTGCAGCTTCTGGAAAAGTTACATTTCTATCCTTCATAACATAACTAATTACATTTCCAGCTTCTCCACATCCAAAACATTTATAAATTTGTTTTTCCGTTGACACTGTAAATGATGGACTCTTCTCATTATGAAAAGGACAAAGGCCAGTATAATTTTTTCCTGTCTTTTTAAGTTTTACTCTTTCAGATATTACATCCACAATATCATTTTGTTCCTTTATCTTTAAGATGACATCTTCAGCAATCAATATATTATTACCACCTTACTTATATAAGTTCACAATATGTTCTTATTCGACAAAAAAGCATGCTATCCTTCTTTAATTTTACTTTTTTTAATAATAATTATGTCTGCTTATAATATATTCTTGATAAAATAGAAATTTCCTGCATTTTTTTAAATTTATTTTTTATTTATAATTTTTATACTATAATTTTTAGAGGTGTTATCCTTTATTATTATCTTTAATAAATACTAAGTTTAGGTACATATATATTATTAAAGAGCATTAAGCAATAGTCATCACTCATACCTGAAATGTAATCTGCTACCCCTATGTAAAGCCCCTCATCCTCAACTATACCCTTATAGAACTCTGGCATAGCAGATGGATTCTTATAGTAGTATTCAAAAACATTTGTCACCACAAATTGTGCCTTTTTCCTTTCTTCCTTTAATATTTCACCTTTATATATATTCTCAAACATAAAATTTCTTAAATCACCTAATGCATTTCCAACTTCCTGCGTAAGTGATACCCCTATAACTCCTGTATCTAAATTATTTATTGTATTATAAATACAATCTTTTACTAAAATATCTATTCGCTTACCATGGTTCGTGCCTAATACTTTTGTAGCTCCTTTTGGTAGCATTTCTTCAGTTAATAGATGAGCCCTTATAGAATCATCTATATCGTGGTTTACGTATGCAATCTTATCGCTATACCTAACAACTTGCCCCTCAAGAGTTGCAGCCTCACCAAATTTCTCCGAAAGTCCACTATGATTAAGAATTCCATCTAATACTTCTATGCTTAAATTAAGTCCAACACCTGCTTTTTCTATTTTTGTGAGTACCCTGATACTATTTTCATTATGCCTAAATCCCTTTGGCAAAATATCATTAAGCACAGCTTCACCATTATGTGCAAAAGGGACGTGGCCTATATCATGCCCTAAAGCTATAGCTTCTATTAAATCCTCATTTAACCCAATACCACGTCCTATGGTTCTAGCTATCTGTGCAACTTCTAATGTATGAGTTAACCTTGTTCTATAGTGATCGCTACTTGTCTTTATGTATACTTGAGTTTTATGCTTTAGTCTTCTAAATGATTTACTGTGTATTATCCTATCTCTGTCAACCATATAACAAGTTCTTAGATCATCCTTCTCCTGCATTTTTTCGCGTCCCTTTGAATTTATGGATAACGCGCCATATTGTATAATGGTACTGCTTTCATTAGTTTCTATTTTACTTCGAATGTTCATAGCTTTCCTCCTAAATTTAAAAGTACCTCTTTGTTTTATTTCTTATTTAGGTTTCTTAAAAACGTCTTGCCAATTTAATTTTAAATTTAAAGTTATATTAGTTAGTATTCTACAAATTAAATTAATTTCCCTTTTTTTACGTTAAACGTATATTATTTATATTTTATTAATATTCTAATAATGTAATAATTTTTAGGAGTGTTAAGATGCCATCTACGGCTAAAAACTTTAATAACATAAATTTGTTATCAGAAGAAAATGTAAAAAAGAACATTTTACCTCAATATGACTTAGCTAACGCTGATATATCACAAATTAAATTTAAGGATACTGATAAACAAAGAGCTGTATATAAAGTGCAATACTTTGACGAATGTTATTGTCTTAAAAAAGTTTATTACTCTATTAAAGATTTATTATTTGTGTACTCAGCAATAGAATGGTTATATAGAAATAATATTCATGTACCACGAATCCTTAAAACAAAAAACAATAGTAGATTCGTAAATTACAACAACATGTTATTTATACTCACACCCTGGATTAATGGCATAAAATGTGATTACGATAATATCGATCATATTTTAGTATGCAGTACGAATCTAGCAAATATGCATAAAGTAAGTATTAACTTTAAACCTATATGTGGTAGTTCCTTAAAAGAAGACTACAGCCCTTTAGGACCTTCCATCTATAAACATTACGAAAGCCTTCTTAATTTTTCAAATTTAGCTTATAAATACGATGATTCATTTTCAAAATTATATCTTAAATATTTTGAAACAAGCAGTATTCTCGCTAAGTGTTCTTCAAACATTGCTTATAGCTTAAACCTTAATAATCTTACAAAATCATTGTGTCACCTTGACTATGTTAACAAAAATATTATTTTTGACACTAATAATGAAATATGGGTAATTGATTTTGATAAGTGCAGGAATGACTATTGCGCCCATGACATCTCATATTCATTAAGAAGATTGCTTAAAAGAGACAATACAAAATGGGATTTAGAACTAGCCATAAGTTTTCTAGATTTATATGATAAGATTCTACCTTTAACCTTGGATGATTATAAATATATTCTTGTTTATTTAGCTTTCCCACAAAGATATTGGAAAATATCAAGAGATTATTATGGTAACATTAATAAGTGTAATAAAAAAGCCTTTTTAAATTTACTAAATAATGCAACTAATAAAAATGACTATCAATTAGATTTTGTACAAAAGTTTAAATCCTATATTGAAAATAAATTTAATGTGACACATAAACTATAATTAAATCATCTCCTGTGACGCGTAAGTATTATCCATGTAATATTTTTTAAATTATAATAACACCGTTAATGAATTCATTAACGGTGTTATTATAATTAAGAAAGTTATTTAAGATCTACTTATTTATTTTCCCACAGAATCCATTACAATTAATCTTAAAACTCGGCACACTATATATTCTTTTTACATCAGTATTCCCACATTCACATTTAATCTCAACTTCCTCATTCATAGCCTTTTCAATGATAAATTCATTATTACATTTATTGCATTTATATGTATATGTCAAATTGTTCACCTCTTATTTGCTGTTTTATTATATTCCTATATCCATATACCATATTTAATAATAGGTCATATCATTTATTATAACAAGCTTAATAATAACTTTATAATATTAAAATAGGGCATTGTACTTAAAATCAATAATGAAATTAAGATGCAATACCCTATTCTTTTTATACTATTTTTTTCTTGGGTTGTTTATTTCAGCTTGAGCAGCTGCAAGTCTTGCAACTGGAACTCTAAATGGTGAACATGATACATAATTAAGTCCAACATTGTGACAGAATTCAACTGACGATGGGTCTCCACCATGTTCGCCACATATTCCAAGCTTTATATTAGGCCTAACCTGACGTCCAAGGTCAGCTGCCATTTTAATAAGTTTACCTACACCTACCTGGTCTAGTTTTTGGAATGGATCAAACTCATAAACTTTCTTTTCATAATAATGCTTTAAGAAGTTTGCAGCATCATCTCTTGAAAATCCGAAAGTCATTTGTGTTAAATCATTTGTTCCAAACGAAAAGAACTCGGCTTCTTTTGCTATTAAATCTGCTGTAAGTGCCGCTCTTGGTATTTCGATCATTGTACCAACCATGTATTTTAAATCACTGCCAGACTCTGCTATGATTTTATCAGCTGTTTTTACTACTATATCTTTAACATATTTTAGTTCCCTAACTTCTCCAATTAAAGGAATCATTATTTCTGGAACAATATTATATCCTTTTCTATTTTTAACATCTATAGCAGCTTCAATAACTGCCCTAGTTTGCATCTCTGCTATTTCTGGATATGATACTGCAAGTCTACATCCCCTATGTCCCATCATTGGGTTAACTTCATGTAATGATTCAACTGTAGCCTTTAACTCCTTAAAAGTTATTCCCATATCTTTTGCTAATTTTTTTATATCTTCATCAGCATGTGGCAAAAATTCATGTAGTGGTGGATCTAAAAATCTGATTGTAGTTGGTTTTTCTTTAAGTTCTTCATATATTCCTACAAAGTCACCTCTTTGAATTGGTAATAACTTATCTAATGCTACTCTTCTTGCGTCCTCATTTTTAGCTACAATCATTTCTCTTATAATCATTATTCTATCAGAGTCAAAAAACATATGTTCTGTTCTACATAAGCCTATGCCTTCAGCTCCATATTTAACTGCTTGAGCTGCATCTTTGGGAGTATCAGCATTAGCTCTAACCTTAAGACTTCTTACTTCATCAGCCCAACCCATAAATATTTCAAAGTATCCATTTATCTCAGGCTCAACTGTTTTAATTACTCCAGCATATACACTTCCTGTACTTCCATCCATTGAAATAAAATCACCTTCATGATATACCATTTCTCTAATTTGGAAGCTCTTAGATTCTTCGTTAACTTTTAAATCAGAACAACCAGCCACGCAGCACGTCCCCATTCCTCTTGCAACAACCGCAGCATGAGACGTCATCCCTCCTCTTACTGTTAATATACCTTCTGCAGCAACCATGCCTTCAATGTCCTCTGGTGAGGTCTCAAGCCTAACAAGAATAACCGCTTCTCCAGCCTCATGTTTGATTTTTGCCTCATCTGCAGTAAAGTAAACTTTTCCACATGCAGCTCCCGGAGATGCTGGTAATCCTTTAGCTATTATCGTAGCTTCTTTTAATGCAACTAGATCAAAATTAGGATGAAGTAATGTATCTAATTGTTTTGGATCAACCTTCATTAAAGCTTCTCTCTTTGTAAGCATTCCTTCTTCAACAAGTTCTACTGCAATTTTGAGTGCTGCTTGCGCAGTTCTCTTTCCATTTCTTGTTTGCAAAAAGAATAACTTTTTATCTTCAATTGTAAACTCCATATCTTGCATATCTTTATTATGTTTCTCAAGAGTATTAACAATATTCATAAACTCGCTATATACTTTTGGCATATCTTTTTCAAGTTGTGAAATATCTTGTGGCGTCCTTATTCCTGCAACAACGTCTTCACCTTGAGCATTCATTAAGTATTCCGCAAAGATTCCTTTTTCTCCAGTAGATGGATTTCTAGAGAAAGCAACACCAGTTCCTGATGTTTCACCTTTATTACCAAACACCATTTCTTGAACGCTTACAGCTGTTCCCCAGTCTCCCGGAATATCATTTAGTCTTCTATATACATTAGCACGAGGATTGTCCCATGATCTAAATACTGCGGATATAGCCTCTATTAATTGTATCTTTGGATCACTTGGAAATTCTACACCTTTAGTTTCTTTATAAAATTCTTTAAATTGTACTACTAATTTTTTAAGATCACTCGCATCTAATTCTGTATCGAATTTTACACCTTTTTCTTCCTTTATCTTATCCATCATATTTTCAAAATTTCTTTTTTCAACGTCCATAACAACATCAGCAAACATTTGTATAAATCTTCTGTAAGAATCATAAGCGAATCTTGGATTATTTGTAAGTCTTGCCATAACTTCTACTGTTTTATCATTTAACCCCAGGTTTAAAATTGTATCCATCATACCAGGCATTGATGCTCTTGCTCCGGATCTAACTGATACAAGTAATGGATTTTCTAAACTTCCAAACTTCTTACCGGTAAGGTTTTCTAGTTCAGTCATTTTAACATAAATTTCACTAACAACTTCAGGTGTTATTACTTGACCATCTTCATAGTATTTATTACAAGCTTCAGTAGTAACGGTGAATCCCTTTGGAACTGGAATTCCAAGACTCGTCATATCTGCAAGATTTGCACCTTTTCCACCTAGAAGATTTTTCATTGAAATATTACCCTCACTAAAATGGTATACGTACTTTTTCTTTTCCATTTGCACACAACTCCTTCGATTATAATTAATATATGATAATGGTTATAAGAATATCCCATTAACAACAATAAGCACCCTTCAAATTCACTACAATTTTCTAAAATGGTATATATTTGAATCAAAACGTTTGCACGAATTGATAATATTCTAAGATTTCACATACCATTTGTAACATTATACCACGTTTTCGAATTGAATGTAGGCCTTTTTAATCACTTTTTTCGTCATGTTTATTGCATTTTTTACATTTATAAAGCCAGCAACTAATAGCTGCTGGCTTTATAAATGTAAAAAATTACTTAGGTTCTATTTAAAAATATTAGACTGAAAAAACAAAATCATTATATTGTTATTCATCTTCTTTAATATTTTCATTTTCTATATCTTCTTTTTTATCTTCTTCTTTATCTTTTTCTTCAAACTTTACAGTATATTGGTATACATTGTCAGTGTTAGTATCTTTATTGTCTTTGTTATCTTTATTACCTTTGTTAAAACTGTCCTTTGTTTCATTGTATTTTTCTTTTACATCCTCACCCATATCACTCATCTTGTTTACTACATCATCAACTGTATTTTTAATTATAGTATTAATTATTTCTACGCTACCATCTGCTTTAGTTATCTCTATAGTAACATTTGTTACTACAGCTGCAAATATGCCTATACCAAATAAATAAGGTATACATAACCCAACTATACCTACTGCAATGCCTGCATTAACAGGGATATCTATAACAACTTTATCATCCCTTTTAATTTTTATCCGTGTTACATTACCTTTTCTCGCTATCTCTTTTATCCATGATAAAAATTCATCCTTAGTAGTATACATTTCATCCATATTAAATTTAGCTGATTTTTTCTCTTTTGCTTCGATATAAATCAAAGCATCAACTACGTTAGCATCACATTCCTCTAGCGCTTCTTTAGCATCAGTATATGAAACCCCTGTACGCTCCTTAATAATATCAATCTTTTCAAGTGTAATTTCTTCCATTAAAATCATCCTCCTTAAAATTTATCTAAGTAATCAAACATTTCTAAGCTCTTTGGCTTTCTTGTATAATTTTGAGAAATAATAAGCGATAAAATTTTATATAATTCAAGCTTTGATGTTTTAGATACAATAATTCTATTAATTCTATCCATACCAAAGTTATTTAAGAATTTCAATGTATTATATGTAGGATTTGATATATATATACTATTTAACTTTTCACACTCGCTGCAAATTGGACCATAAGATATTAAATCTATATAATTCGAGATAGTTATTTTTTTTCTACACCTTACACACTTATTAAAATTTAATTCATATCCTGTTGCTTTTAAGATTCTTATTTCAAAAGCCCTTGCAAGAATTTCTATATCCATAACATCATTTTTAATAAAATAAAAAGCAGTAACTAAGTCTTTAAACAGTTCTTTATGAATCTCATCATTTTCAAGTGTTATATCAATTAATTCATTAAAATATGAGGCATACGTAATTGTATCCAAATTCCTTAGTAATTGCTGAAAGGAATCTATAATTGTAACTTCATTTATTGTATGTAAATTTTTTCCTTTAAAAAGCACAAATTCGCCATAGCAGCAAGGTAACGTGGATGATATATACCTACTTTTACTTTTCCTCGCGCCCTTTGCTATAGCTGTTATTTTACCAAAATCTTCAGTAAATAACCAGACTAACTTATCATTTTCCTTAAACTCTTGTGTTTTAATGACAATAGCTCTAGTTTTTAAAATCGCCAGAAGATCATCCCCTATTTATATCCAAGTTCCTTCAAAATACTTGAAGTATCTCTCCATTCTTTCTTTACCTTCACCCATAATCTCAAATGTATGTTTTCTCCTAATAATTTCATTATATCTTGTCTTGCATAAGTAGAAATTTTCTTTAATGTTTTTCCACCTTTTCCGATTATTATACCTTTATGGGAATCTTTTTCACAAAATAAGTTAACTTCAATATTGTATATTTCTTTTTTGTCTCTTTTCATAGAAATAATTTCTACTGCTATTCCATGAGGCACTTCCTGTGATAATAATTTTAGAGCCTTTTCCCTTATGATTTCAGTAATAATAAATCTTTCTTGTTGATCTGTAATCATATCTTCTGGATAATATAAAGGACCCTCTGGGATATTTTCCTCTACAAGTTTTGTAACTATGTCAATATTTTTTCCTTTTATTGCAGCTATTGGTATTATTTCTTTAAAGTTAAAATACTCAGAATAGCCTTGAACTGTTTTAGCCACTCTCTCTTGAGTGTTCTCATCTATCTTATTAACTAATAGGAATACTGGGATTTTAGTGTCTTTAAATTGTTCAAGAATATGTTTATCACCCATCTCAATCTCATCACCAGGTGTTGTTATAAATAATATAACATCAACCTCATTCGCAGATTGTTTAGCTACTTTAACCATATATTCTCCTAGTTTATGTCTAGGTTTATGCATTCCTGGAGTATCTACAAATATTATTTGAGATTCCTTAGTTGTTAAAATAGTTTGTATATTATTTCTTGTAGTTTGGGGTCTACTAGATACAATTGATAATTTCTCCCCCATTATATAATTTATTAATGTAGATTTCCCTACATTAGGTCTTCCAATAATTGTTACGAATCCTGATTTAAACATATATCCTCCTTCTTTTTATCTTAAGTAAATAGTTTCTATTTCTATCTTACTTTAATAAATTTTCTTTTATAAAAACACCTAACCTTATAATATATCGTCAATTTTTTTATTAATATAATTTGAATATCCTTCACCTAAAAATCGTGTATACCAATTATATCACTAAATATTAGTATTTCAATATTATTATAATTATATTTAAAGTGCTTGTCATTATCAACAAATAAAGTTATCATCCTAACATTTTAAATAGTAATAATGTTAATAATGTACCAAAAATACCACCAAACACAACTTCTAAGATAGAATGGATTTCTGAATCAACCCTACTTTGTGCAACAATTACAGCTATAAAATATGATAATACCATAATTAAAGGTTCACTAGTTAATAATGTTATAGCTGTTGCAACTGAAAATGCTATAGTACTATGTCCACTCGGCATCCCACCCCTAAGTGGAGTTCCCTCTCCATATATTGCCTTAACTACAACAGTCGCAATACATACTATAACTAGTATAAAAAAAATCATGTGAGGGTCAGATTTTTTTATTTTGAGCATCACACTCTTATTAAATGGAGTGACTCTATCCCAAAATATTATATATCCTACTAAGACTGAATTTATAGCAGTTACAAGTACTGCGCCAGCCGCTACATTTTTAGCAATTTTAGCTAGTGGATGATAGAAATTTGTTGTGGCATCTATTGCACATTCTACTGCAGTATTTATCATTTCAGCCACTATTACTAGTGTTATGGTTATAGTAATAATTAAAAGTTCTATTTTTGAAAGATCATAAAAAAATGTGGCAGTAAGTACTAATATAGTAGTTAACATATGTATCTTCATATTTCTTTGTGTACGAATTGAATATATAATTCCCTCAATAGCGTAATTAAAACTATCAACTAATTTCTTTACTTTCATACTTGACCACCTTTAATAATATTCTCTGAAGTAAGGCACATTAACATAACCCTGCTGCATTTTATCTAGTTAAGCTAAAATTCTTTAATATTTCCTCCTCTCTCTTTCTCATAATGTTTTTTTGATCCTCTTCCATATGGTCATATCCAAGCAAATGCAGAATTGAGTGAACTGTAAGGTAAGCACATTCGCGAATGAAGGAATGTCCAAATTCCTCACTTTGCTGCTTTGCCCTCTCA
Encoded here:
- a CDS encoding DUF4342 domain-containing protein — translated: MEEITLEKIDIIKERTGVSYTDAKEALEECDANVVDALIYIEAKEKKSAKFNMDEMYTTKDEFLSWIKEIARKGNVTRIKIKRDDKVVIDIPVNAGIAVGIVGLCIPYLFGIGIFAAVVTNVTIEITKADGSVEIINTIIKNTVDDVVNKMSDMGEDVKEKYNETKDSFNKGNKDNKDNKDTNTDNVYQYTVKFEEKDKEEDKKEDIENENIKEDE
- a CDS encoding CotS family spore coat protein, which encodes MPSTAKNFNNINLLSEENVKKNILPQYDLANADISQIKFKDTDKQRAVYKVQYFDECYCLKKVYYSIKDLLFVYSAIEWLYRNNIHVPRILKTKNNSRFVNYNNMLFILTPWINGIKCDYDNIDHILVCSTNLANMHKVSINFKPICGSSLKEDYSPLGPSIYKHYESLLNFSNLAYKYDDSFSKLYLKYFETSSILAKCSSNIAYSLNLNNLTKSLCHLDYVNKNIIFDTNNEIWVIDFDKCRNDYCAHDISYSLRRLLKRDNTKWDLELAISFLDLYDKILPLTLDDYKYILVYLAFPQRYWKISRDYYGNINKCNKKAFLNLLNNATNKNDYQLDFVQKFKSYIENKFNVTHKL
- the dnaG gene encoding DNA primase, translated to MIAEDVILKIKEQNDIVDVISERVKLKKTGKNYTGLCPFHNEKSPSFTVSTEKQIYKCFGCGEAGNVISYVMKDRNVTFPEAARILAQRANISIEVDNGENNVQRDMYKKMYNINVETARYFYENLRKDKKAELYFLNRGITEATMKKFGLGFSFDKWDGLLLYLKKKGYSELDLLNIGLIIKSPKGSYYDRFRNRIMFPVFDYMGKVIGFGGRVLDDSKPKYLNSPETPLFHKGLNLYGLNFVIKNNRSRTIIIVEGYMDCISLHQYGFSNVVASLGTALTINQAKLLKRHVDKVIISFDADFAGQAATIKGLEILRSEGFDLRVLIVPSGKDPDEYIKNSGKQAFQKLIDDALPLIDYRLKRAGDGINFSNSEMIIQYVKKVTEIIAELDPVEKDVYIKKVSEDTGIKEQAIYDLLSEELNKSSNKMKKMNIQQDFGQKLYLEPAYIKAERTLLKFMFINEENCNYITENMSVDQLVIQSHKNIYELIVKYKNLIIGEKIKNIEPMCEKDIECTKEWINIMEIEFSGNEEDHKKLINDCIKQLKKFKLEESKKEIMNKIKQYESKGLLEESIKLAQELIELQKNLKQL
- a CDS encoding deoxyguanosinetriphosphate triphosphohydrolase; translation: MNIRSKIETNESSTIIQYGALSINSKGREKMQEKDDLRTCYMVDRDRIIHSKSFRRLKHKTQVYIKTSSDHYRTRLTHTLEVAQIARTIGRGIGLNEDLIEAIALGHDIGHVPFAHNGEAVLNDILPKGFRHNENSIRVLTKIEKAGVGLNLSIEVLDGILNHSGLSEKFGEAATLEGQVVRYSDKIAYVNHDIDDSIRAHLLTEEMLPKGATKVLGTNHGKRIDILVKDCIYNTINNLDTGVIGVSLTQEVGNALGDLRNFMFENIYKGEILKEERKKAQFVVTNVFEYYYKNPSAMPEFYKGIVEDEGLYIGVADYISGMSDDYCLMLFNNIYVPKLSIY
- the era gene encoding GTPase Era: MFKSGFVTIIGRPNVGKSTLINYIMGEKLSIVSSRPQTTRNNIQTILTTKESQIIFVDTPGMHKPRHKLGEYMVKVAKQSANEVDVILFITTPGDEIEMGDKHILEQFKDTKIPVFLLVNKIDENTQERVAKTVQGYSEYFNFKEIIPIAAIKGKNIDIVTKLVEENIPEGPLYYPEDMITDQQERFIITEIIREKALKLLSQEVPHGIAVEIISMKRDKKEIYNIEVNLFCEKDSHKGIIIGKGGKTLKKISTYARQDIMKLLGENIHLRLWVKVKKEWRDTSSILKELGYK
- a CDS encoding FmdB family zinc ribbon protein → MTYTYKCNKCNNEFIIEKAMNEEVEIKCECGNTDVKRIYSVPSFKINCNGFCGKINK
- a CDS encoding diacylglycerol kinase; the encoded protein is MKVKKLVDSFNYAIEGIIYSIRTQRNMKIHMLTTILVLTATFFYDLSKIELLIITITITLVIVAEMINTAVECAIDATTNFYHPLAKIAKNVAAGAVLVTAINSVLVGYIIFWDRVTPFNKSVMLKIKKSDPHMIFFILVIVCIATVVVKAIYGEGTPLRGGMPSGHSTIAFSVATAITLLTSEPLIMVLSYFIAVIVAQSRVDSEIHSILEVVFGGIFGTLLTLLLFKMLG
- the recO gene encoding DNA repair protein RecO; the encoded protein is MGDDLLAILKTRAIVIKTQEFKENDKLVWLFTEDFGKITAIAKGARKSKSRYISSTLPCCYGEFVLFKGKNLHTINEVTIIDSFQQLLRNLDTITYASYFNELIDITLENDEIHKELFKDLVTAFYFIKNDVMDIEILARAFEIRILKATGYELNFNKCVRCRKKITISNYIDLISYGPICSECEKLNSIYISNPTYNTLKFLNNFGMDRINRIIVSKTSKLELYKILSLIISQNYTRKPKSLEMFDYLDKF
- the ppdK gene encoding pyruvate, phosphate dikinase, with the protein product MEKKKYVYHFSEGNISMKNLLGGKGANLADMTSLGIPVPKGFTVTTEACNKYYEDGQVITPEVVSEIYVKMTELENLTGKKFGSLENPLLVSVRSGARASMPGMMDTILNLGLNDKTVEVMARLTNNPRFAYDSYRRFIQMFADVVMDVEKRNFENMMDKIKEEKGVKFDTELDASDLKKLVVQFKEFYKETKGVEFPSDPKIQLIEAISAVFRSWDNPRANVYRRLNDIPGDWGTAVSVQEMVFGNKGETSGTGVAFSRNPSTGEKGIFAEYLMNAQGEDVVAGIRTPQDISQLEKDMPKVYSEFMNIVNTLEKHNKDMQDMEFTIEDKKLFFLQTRNGKRTAQAALKIAVELVEEGMLTKREALMKVDPKQLDTLLHPNFDLVALKEATIIAKGLPASPGAACGKVYFTADEAKIKHEAGEAVILVRLETSPEDIEGMVAAEGILTVRGGMTSHAAVVARGMGTCCVAGCSDLKVNEESKSFQIREMVYHEGDFISMDGSTGSVYAGVIKTVEPEINGYFEIFMGWADEVRSLKVRANADTPKDAAQAVKYGAEGIGLCRTEHMFFDSDRIMIIREMIVAKNEDARRVALDKLLPIQRGDFVGIYEELKEKPTTIRFLDPPLHEFLPHADEDIKKLAKDMGITFKELKATVESLHEVNPMMGHRGCRLAVSYPEIAEMQTRAVIEAAIDVKNRKGYNIVPEIMIPLIGEVRELKYVKDIVVKTADKIIAESGSDLKYMVGTMIEIPRAALTADLIAKEAEFFSFGTNDLTQMTFGFSRDDAANFLKHYYEKKVYEFDPFQKLDQVGVGKLIKMAADLGRQVRPNIKLGICGEHGGDPSSVEFCHNVGLNYVSCSPFRVPVARLAAAQAEINNPRKK